The genomic region ATACTCTGTCAACATCTGCCAGCGTTCGCTTGAAGTCCTCTCTCACCACAACACGCGGAAGTGTAACGTGCTGAGCATCTGGAGCCATTGTATAGGCTAGAACAATCCACCCATATTTTCTTAGATGATCTGATATTTCATATTCATTGTGCTCACTGTTGTCCTTGAGCGAGAAGGCCACTACACGCACCCCCATGTCTTTggataatattttaaatttccctgtTCTTTCCAGATTTTCTGTCAGAGTCTTGGCATTTGATCtacaattatccattatcatcttctATCCCtgtaaatagagttttgtattagATTTAACTTGGCCTGAATGGGGAGCTACCATACAAGACACCACTGTACAATTGCTGATAATTTAAGATTTTCCTTAAAAAACATAAATTTGAAGGGTTTTTAGGGTTGAAACCTTGAATCCCAGGCGAATGAGTTGGTAGTACTATGCAATGATCTGGCTTGCACCTTCCAATTTGTAAAAAGAAGCTTAGTTAGCAGCTAGAGTAAAAAATGTGAGTCGCAAATAAAAGAAATCTGTGAATGAGCAACAAATTGATAAGAAAGTGCTGTCTGTTTGcccaaaatttaataataatttgaGTTTTCTTGAACCTCATAATATCATTGATTAAATAAAGGAGAGTTAGatctacaagaccagtgccttTTAATATGATGTAGTCAACATGTCGGTAATTTATAAGAAAATAGTTGTCATTGTTCATATGTCAACTCATTATACTCTTTTGTCTGGAAGCTAAGAATAATATTTGAAAATTATCTGaatgcataaaaataaataaatatatgagtTACCTTTAGAGAAGTTGAGAGTGAAGGTGGGTTGATCAACACCCAAATAGTTGATGTGGAAAATAAGTTCCTCACGCAGATCTTGTTTGCTTTGCCAAACAACCCATCCCACACCAGCATATACAAGCCCATATTTGTGGCCACTCACATTAATGCTTTTTACTAAGGGTAAGCGAAAGTCCCACTGTAAATCTGGATATAAAAATCATGAATCAGATAATGTCCATTCAATATAGGATGAAAAAATCATGATATCTATATTTCAATTAAATATTGAAACTCATTACTATTTATTACCCTATCATCAACAGTACTTGGAATGGGCACATTAAGCAATTTAGATGCCAGTGACAATTGCATAAAATTTTTTATTTCTTACAAATCATCATTGTCAGCAATTTAGAAGAATGCTAGCTTTGAcaatcacattaaaaagtttatttCTTACAAATCATCATTGTGAATTTTAAGGAATTGAAATCTTACAAAGCAAAGTGCAAATTAAACGGGAACGGTATTAAAGTCATCGTTATTCAAAGTTCTAGTATATTCTAACATCTCATTTTGAATTATTAGCTACAGAAGCCTTAAAACATATGCTCCTTGGCtgcagaataaataaataaattactgtcatgggttgtatattgaaatacaataaaCAATTCAGGatagtaatttatttaaaatttgataattgtcaccagcccatgagattttgaaaattttaacaatCCTGATGAGCTTCTcagaataatttattaaattgttAAATTCCAGTCATAATTGGCCATTAGAGATCCACTATATAactaagaaaaaaattgaatttaagaaaATATTTGTTAAGAACATTATCAGCACAGTGCAGAATGAGAATTTAATTTTCAATGCTTTTTAGGTAGAATCCATATTATATATGCTTTTTTAATAAATTATGGACCATTGTttgaaagttaattttttttttcctttataacTTGCATATCAtagaatataattttaattttttgtttgaaaTGTTAATTTAGATAGAATCTAttcaaaatagaaacttttcagTTTGTTTCATATTTTACATTCTAAATTTACTATTACTTGACacctttttctttcaaatttgaagatgaatattatatttcaaataaaaagATAGAACATTATTCTAATATGAAACTCTAAAACTATAGGGTGCACTTAATTAAATGTATATTGATATAGATTTGTTAATTTAATGTTGTGTAGGTATTAAAATTTTTGTTCACCAATCAAACACTTTCACATTTTGaggagaatttgtcttccaggttAGTATGCTATTTTTTacaataattttttcttttgtgaaatagtttttaaaatatattgtaaattctaatttataacaataatttattttattttagaaattttgttttttaattaattctaatttattACATTCTCATCTTTCTTTTAAGGTTTTAATAAAATTTAGTAGAGGtaaatttaaaagaatattttttttatctatataGTTGAAAAACTTATgagaataattaattttatttatatatagtaTATAAACAATCAAGAAAAATATAatgaaaacaattttaaaaatataaaagagatTCTTTATTTTACTTTTAAGCTATTTATATATGATATTAGGATCTTTATATTCATTTAGTCTATACTTGGTAccaattttaatttatttgtataTTCCATACCACCATATGCATTTAACAACAATTGTGTATGAAATTTGTTAATAATGTATCTATCACCATACACTCTCATAACGAGTTCAATCATTCTCTCTATACATAGATAATTCCAATATTCAATTGTTACAAATAATTCTACTTTTCTTCACAGTTTTTTTAAACTTCATTTTTACTCTAATCCTATCACATTATAtaaattagaaatataatttaTTGTGTAGCTATGGATCAACCAATATTGAATTTTGAATCGGAAGAGGAGAGGAGGCAATATAAAAGAGCACAAAGAAGAGAGTATCAGAGAGAATATCAAAGAGAATATAGGAGACGACAACGGGAACGTTTGACAGATgatcaaagggaagaagaaagaagaagacaaagtgAAGCTCAAAGACAAAGAAATGCTAGATGTAGAGTAGAAGTAACAATACAGGAGTTGGAATTTTTAAATAGAGAGGAAGCTAATATTATTACAAATAGTCATCAAAGAGCATCTCAACAAGTCTCTCATATTGAAAGAGACCAAAGGCAACAGGTTGATTCACATTCAAGTGGGCAGTACAATCAACCATCAAATCAAAATATTGAGTTGCATCTTCAGAATGAAAGCTCAAGGTCAATAGAACGAGTTGCAGAGACACCTCGACCTAGAAGTCAATTTGAGAATAATTTGGGTGCAAAAGGTGATGCACAAAAtagacaaaatacaaatggaatgaTTCGAGCTGATTTTCAAAGATTTCGAATGCAATTTTGATACCAATTAGATCGCTTTAGAATGCCAAGCATGTGCTATATTTGTCAAGAGTGTTATCTGGGAATTAAAGTAAATCGCATCTCACAAGGTCCTATATGCACTAGATGTagacaagagagaggaaacaaTAGATTTTTGGCTTCAAACAATATGGATCCCGGGCCACAACCATAAGAGATTGCAAGTTtgactcaagtagaagaaatgttgattgcacgtGTCAACCCAATATTACAAGTTACACATGCAACAGGTGGTCAATACAAATACAAAGGACACACAATAAGGTTTCCACAAAATGTGGAACATATTTCAAACATTTTGCCACATACAATAGATCATTTGCCAATCATTATTGTTCAAAGAAGGGACCAACGTGGCACAAATTATAAATTTACAGTGAATAGGGATCGTGTGTACAAAGCACTTaaatacaaaattgagcatgataaataTTACTCTGATGTCATagttaatgacaatgctctcaatGATCTATCTAGCaattttgatgaaaatattttcaacAGATTGAAGACAGTGCATAtggaatttgattttgatgcaaatgAAATCATATTTGTGGGTCCAATCATGGAAACAGATGAAGCTAATACAATTGACCACACAAATTCAATGGCTTCTAAACTACCTAATGCTAAAAAAGAAATGGAATTAATACATGCATGGATTAATAATCTTGATACAAATCAAACAACATTGATCGATTGACCAACAATTCGTACATCTCTTATCAATGAGTATGTCACATCAGGATTACTTGATATGGCATTTACAACATTGTTTCCTGATGGTAGATGTGACTGGTTAGAGCCACAAATGAGGCGAGTGCATTTGCATGAATTTGTGAAACATCTACTGCAGTATAGAGATCATCGATTTGGTCAACATCCAAGATTCAAATATTTTATGATGAACATGATTATGAGACATCGTGCACAAAATTCATCTGCAGTCTTTGTAAAATGAGGTTTTCATGACATGCTAATCGCTATCAATGAATTGCGTTAGCATATGGAAAATATGCCACAATCCCATTTGGCAGATAGGTTGATGCAGTTTAGAACATCATTGAGGGGTACAAGGTCATATTGGGCCAAATGTTGTGCAGAATTAATAGACATGCTTCATCAAATAGGCTCCCCTATGATATTCTTCACATTAAGTGCAACAGATATGTATTGGCCTTATTTGCATGCACTAATGCCAGGAACATCACCAACTACTCCACGAGAAGCTCAAAATTGGAGAAAGCAAAATGTTATCAACTACCCCCATATAGTTGCACATTACATGCACTTAAGACattcaatatttagaaaagaaatccTAGAAAAAGGAATGAATGTTGAAGATTTTTGGTCTATGTATGAGTGGCAACATAGGGGGTCACCACATGTGCATGGATTCATATGGATGAATGGAGCACCCAATATGGAAAATATTGACTGGTCAAATGAAGAGCAACGAAAACATGCGAAAAAATACTTTCATTCGattgttcatgcatggaatccTAGAGAAGATCCACATCAGCGAAATATACAGGCAAGTCTATGAAAATTTCAACATATATATGGTTTGTTGTTTGACATAAAGTATTTTATAGCTTATGATGTAGCTaacatatttgtttttattttaaattgtagGCATTTCAAAATTTTCCTCTACATCCATGTCTAAAAAATACAAGACAACTTGCAGAGACAGATATTGATAAGGACTATGAAGAGATCCTTAACTGTGTAGAACGACATACATTGTGTAGGGAGGGTGCATGCCTACGAAAAAAAAGAGGAAGGATGGTTTGTAGGTAaatattttatcaaatcaaatatttACATAAGAATTAAATACTATACAAAAGAAAAGTAACCAAATATTTATCACGTCTTGATATTTTTTATAGGTATAATGCTCCTTGGCCTTTGAATCTGAGGGGGTCCAAATTATATGAAGATATAGAAACAGGTGAAATTTTTTTTGAACCTGCAAGAAATGATGATAGGGTGAATTCACATAATCATCACATATTGCAATTATGGAGAGAAAATATAGATTGGCAACCTATTCTTTCTAAACATGCAGTAATCAAATATATTGCCAAGTATGCAGCGAAAGTAGAGAAAAGCTCTGAAACATATCACCAGATGTTGATGCGCCTCTCCAACATGGAAGACCCTAATGATTTGGCTGCTCGAGCATATAGAAGGCTTCTGACTAAAACAATTATTGAAAGGGACATTGGTGCTCAAGAAACATGTCACATGTTGTTAGAACTTCCATTAGTAGAGAGTAGTAGAATATATGTTAATCTGAATGTCTCACGTGAGGTGTTCAAACCTGTAATTATAAATGATGAAGATAATAATGAAGAGCAGACAAAATCTTTCATTGATGGATATAAAACAAGGCCTCTTTGTACGGAAGGTGTCACATTAATTGATGCAGCTAGATCATGGATATATAATCCTAAAAGAAAACGAGACAACAAATGGGAACCAAGGGAAAGAGCACCAATTGTTAGAGTTTTTCCTAGGTTTGTATCTCTTCCTCCACATGAGTCAAATAAATGGATTGACTTTTGTTTATCAGAGTTATTACTCTACAAACCATTTCGTGACATAGAAAGGGATATTGGTCATGATGATGACTCTATAATAGAAAATTGGGAGTCATTTACCTACAATCCTTGGCATGTCGAATGAACAACAAGTATAGAAAATGCAGAGGCTAATAGTGATTCATAAATTGAAGAGAATGAAGTTATTCAGAGAAATACCACAGAGCATGAATGGGAAATTATATCTAGGCTACATCATGGTCAAAATATACAATTTTCAGAAATAGATATGTTGGGGAGAAGAGACATTGATAGACATACAAATTGGTCTGCTGATTATCAAGGTGAAGAGTACACAACTACAACAATCAGTTTCATAACTAGCATGAAGGATCATGGATGTCTTATATATGATGATATACCCCAATGCATCAACTACACGACCCTCAGTGATAAGCAAAAAAAGGCAGTTGATATAATTATGACACACTATCAGAGGAATCAAAATAAAGTGCCATTGTTCATGATAATTCAGGGAACAACAGGTACAGGAAAGTCATATTTAATTGGTGCCATCAGTCAAGCTCTTGAAAATGCTGCAATGCCATCTCATTCTCCCCTTCTATTACTCGAACTGACATGAGTTGCAACATTCAATATAGGGGCCTCTACAGTTCATTCAAAATTGAGAATCCCAATACGAGATTTCACTCAGCTACAAGGAACAAGACTTGCCatttttcaagaagaaatgaaacatatcaagtacattttgattgatgaaatgagcttcattggtcaaAACATGTTGGAAAACATAGATTCTCGACTTCAACAAGCATACCCACAAAGTGCACACCTAAGTTTTGCAGGTATGCATTTAATTTTGACTAATGAGGAAAAATAAATTTCAATAACAAtactatatatttaaaaataattattttgaattatCTTTCAGGTATATCTATGATTTTAGTAGGAGATTTGGGTCAATTGCCTCTAGTTAATGATAGACCTGCATATGCTAGTAATAGACGGGCAAAGCTACTATGGGAGGAATTCAAAATTGTGGTTACTTTAGATAAAATATTCAGACAAGATGGAGAAAATATTCAACAACAAAGATTTcatcaacttttgacaaatctaagagatgcaaaccCACAAATTGATGATTGGAAGCTGCTAATGATGAGAACCCCTACTAACATAGATGTTGCAAGTAATTCTGAATTTGAAAATACCGTCCATTTGTTCTCCACAAATGACAATGTTCATAGtcataataaaaaaatgttatattcattGAGGCATCCCGTTGCATGAAGTGTTGCAACAAAAGCAGGAAGTGTTAATATAGCAGAAGATTTCTCAACTGGTGACCTTGATCTAGAGTTATTGATCAGTAAGAATTCAAGGGTCATGCTAACTTCAAACCTTTGGATACAAGTAGGTCTTGTAAATGGAGCTTTGGGATATGTTCGAAAGATTGTCTACAAGCCAGGAAGTGCTCCACCTGACCCACCGACATATGTGATGGTTGAATTTGATAATTACTCAGGATTACCATTTGAAGATCATCATCCAAATACAATTCCAATAACAACAAATCAAAAGGGCAGAACACTTCAGCTACCATTGAGATTGGCATGGGCATTGACTATACATAAATCTCAAGGATTGACTCTTCCAAAAGTAACTATTGATATAGGACCAAGAGAAAGAACTGGATTGACATTTGTTGCATTATCTCGTGTAAAATCTCTAGAGGGTTTGAGAATAATGCCACCATTTACATATGATCGTTATGAGAAAATGAAAAAGGGTAGACAACTTGCGAAGCGCAAGGCTGAGGAAAATAGGCTCAAACTTTTggaagataattgatgtaatatattttttgttgattttttttttattgtctttCACACTTATGTTCTTTATTGCCACTATAATTATTTCTAATATTTAATATATCATATATGCTTTCACAATGTCTATTCAATAAttataaatgataataaatattACATGAATTTAATCAATGAAAGGTTTTTTATTTCCATACAAATCTCTAGAGGGCTTTAAAATAATATTACCATTcattatgagaaaataaaaaagggtagacaactttccaaaaataaggataaataaaataaactcaaatttgtagaagattaaatttgtgtatatatttttttgatcaaattttcttTCATGGCTCTAATACTCGTGTTATGCATGCCCACCACAAATAATTGTTAACATTTTATACACCACTAAATGCTTCCACAATatctattaaataaaaaaatataaattattatttaatgttaCATAAATTTAAACAagccattttttttaatttaattccatATCCAGTATAAATTTCATTTGAAATGTGAAGGAGATTTCCTTTTGACAGCCATATTTCTTAGATGCACCTAATATAATCTTGCATCATTTTTTATATCATCATGGTAAAGAAAATTCGTACATGTATGAATTGTTATGGTCCTCCTTGTGTTTAATATACTAACCTAGAAaacaatgtatgtatgtatatctcttTGATTaaaaatgtatgaatatatattttaggtACTTTGATAACATTCATTTGCTTAATGTTTATTACCCTTTATGTGATTTTCTATTTAAATTGGAAAGTATATTCCTTGAGCAATTTAATAGTAATTTAAGAGCTAATAATAATTTGCATGCATGTCAAGAAGATGTTAGATAATATACGTACAAAATGGGTGTCCACTTGGATGTCAATGTATCACCCTTATCTTCCACGCAATGTCCTCCTTCATATAGAGGAATTGAGTGTCTGCTATTGGGTCAGAGACAGGATGGTCAAGAAAATTAACAACAATGGATTAAGGACCACTTAATTCAAATTTGACAATTATGCTCTATATTTTAACTTCTTATATGAATCAAAGATCAAAATGAACTTAGATGTCAGATTTTATAATCCTCAAATTGAGATTGTAGATTTGTGTGGTTGGTCGATTGCTCTATACCACGAGATTCGAGATCTTTACCTTGCTGGATGCATTTGGAGGATCGTTATTAGACCaacaataaaaattgagaagcacaCTCTATTCGATCAACTTAGTATGAAGTTTATGAGATTTCTTAAGGGACAATCACGGATTAGTTCACACAGGCCCACCTGAGGAATGGTTTCTTACTTCTCTTAAGCTCGGGTACTCTATAAGATTACCAGTGCATCAAGTTATGCCATCATTCAGGTTGTTGCATGCATACTATGGGATGCTTGCCTTGTATGCAGTGAAGTCCAATGTGACAATTAAAGTTCGGACTATTCTTGACGATACTGAAGATCGACAGATATTACCTATGCATCCAtggttaagaaagtgaaagtaATCTACAGATATTATTTGATAAATGTGTGCAAACTATTTAAACATTGCATTTATGACTATAttcaattatgttatttttatattattatttgatgcAATTAAGCCTAAATTCAATTTTCATAATATTTTGTAACTATTGTTGTAAAATTGCTAAGAATGTGATCTTTTATGGTTTATgtattctttcttgcatcaaacaaaactaaTGAATTTGGTGACTacaaaaaaattgtcaatgtttgttatgttgttaattatattttattggttatttaataatcaaatagaaagattaatttttttattgtcacgtcatttgcttttgattttatattttttgtgGTATTTCATATGATTTTGGTGACATCTCAACATAGTAAGCCAGCTAATATCATATTTTAATGGTTGAATTTTTTCAATGACTATTAggtattttcattatttatttcatatacaATTTGTATTACTTAATATTaactttttataattttattttatttcaaattatgaATTATTTTATTCTTGGTGTACCTTAATACTAATCttagttttattgttttttatttttagcaaAAAGTTGAAACTATGGATGCTTCATAGAATGAATCAGAAATCATTATTGAGAGCCCTCATGCTTCTGTAAACTCTAATAATTTTGTTGAAACCCCTATCGACAAATGTGCAAGAACCATTTTAGAGTATTGCAACAAAATCGTCAGAGAAATTGAAAACACTGCCTTAATGATAGATGACGTTGAAGAACTCGAAATATTGGAAATGGAAGATGTTGCAAGGAAAACTCATGAGGCACATACAATAGTGGCTGGATTTCCAGCTATGTTGAAAGAAGTATATCGTGATCACTATGAAAACAAAGGTCGTAATACTATTCTCATCACTGAAGAATTTGCAATGGGTTTACACCATTACAATGAAGTGTTATTACTATAGTTACTTTGTATTTGATTTTCAATACTTTTTATTTTTACAAACATTTtacacattttaaaaatatttatcaattttgTTTGACTTATATTATGATATAAGAGAAATACTATTTTTTTGGTGGGATTAGTGTGGGATATTATGTGAGGTTTCCATTAAAATTGTTATATGTAAATACATTTTCTTCTatcaatttgatgatttataatgcaTGTGTTGAATTGTTCTTATCTTCTTGCAACATacctataataatatatttatagtgATTCTATAAATTGTTGCAATTGTTTTCTTGCATAGTTCTCACTTGTCAAATAGAAGGTATGGTGATTTATTCATTGTTTATGAATTCTGGGATACTATGTGAGATTTCTATTCGAAAATGCTATATGTAAAAATATTTTCTTCTATCAATATGATGATTTATAAAgcatttggttggttattttgatcTTCTTGCATAGCTCCTCTAATAACATATTTATAGTGAATCTTTTGATTGATGCAAGTATTTTTCTTGCATAGCTCTCAGTTGTCACATAAAaggtaaaatgatttattcatttttatgaatcttaaatattttgaaattagaTATCTCTCGGcaaattttacatagattttttagaatataagtatactagttttatatttatatgaaaatttatttatttacacaATTTAATATAATTATGACTGAATATTATAAGCTCGTATAGATGTGTCACAAATTAACCATGTACGAATACTGACCCCTCTCCCCTCCAAATTGACTTGGCCATATGCAAACTTGTTCAACATAGCAATGGTATCTCTAGATTGCGTATTGAAATGTCAACTGTGCTGTTCTCATGGAACTTGGAGGTTGGTGGACCCTCCAATTGGAACCAAACCTATTGGCTGCAAATTAAATGTCACACTTTTGAAGTCGAGAGTTAGATCACCGCATACCAATAAAAAAGAGATATGAAAACGGCTGGTGATCGGGATATTTATGGTGTGAAAGTGATCAATAAATGCTATGACAGTTCAGAGTCAACACGATTACTTATACGGTGGAGAGTGCATTATCCGTAAAGATCCTGAAAGAATCAACACCTGATTAGTACTAAATGTAGAAAAAATCAATCTAAAATATAGGTGCTATGAGTTATAGCTTATTCCCGTGTAGGTGAGTCTGTTGGATCACTTCTTTAAACGGATGCGTAAGGGCGTTAAATAAATATACTACGGAGAAGCGTGTGAGGactatataggggaaaggacccagtagtcgtgcaccctaacttcacgcttctcaaaatcctatttggaaatttcgaatcactccgatttttttacagcagcttacttggcaagtcccctgcttataactaaggtttcagggccacatcatcaaatatgatgccacatcagcatgctttttgccaaggtgtccaaaacagccccaaaaaaaagtgagaccaataggcgtgcaaaagagaccccaatagttgtgcagccgatgtggcatcacttgattggttactttttacaatattagtacatttcttaacaactattggtacatttcctaacaactgttggtacatttcctaacaaaaattgatattttttgtttcaaacaatagattttatttgttcaatttttggaacaaaaggtatcaacaaccctcacaacaattggaacatgctcaactactgggtcctttcccctattcaGCAACGGCTACTGTCATTGCATGCCCATATCTTCCATCTGTGTAAATCAATTACATGGTGAGAGGTGAGAAGATAATGGCAATGCCTGTTGGGTCATTACTTGCATTTTTTGTCATGTTATCATGTTGCTTTTTGTATGTAAAAGCAGCGCCTGCGTACTTCGTGTTTGGAGATTCACTGGTGGACAGTGGCAACAACAATTACATTGCTACTACTGCTAGAGCCAACAGTTACCCTTACGGAATAGATTATCCAACTGGTAGACCCACCGGCCGATTCTCAAATGGACTCAATATAGCGGATTTTATAAGTACGTATCAAGTTATTAGTAGGTTTAAGTCCAAGTTCTAGTGTTTTTAATATATAATTGTAGATTGAATTTGCTACCGCGTGAATTGCAGGCATGAAGCTGGGGGCAGAATCTGTGCTACCGTATTTGAGTCCTGCGCTTAATGGGGACGCATTGCTCAGGGGTGCTAATTTTGCTTCTGCAGGCGTTGGGATCCTAAACGACACTGGAGTGCAATTCGTATGAATACGTTTTATTACATTCTAATGAATCGTTTTATGTTTTTTTGCTTCTACCAGGGAGAATGAATTAGGATTACTTTTGTTTGCAGGCTAATATTATCAGGATGCCACGACAGTTCCAGAATTTTGTTCAATATAAAAACAAGGTTGTGCAAATCGTTGGAGTTGCTGAAACTGACAGACTTGCTGCGGAAGGTCTTATGTCGATTACTCTCGGAGGAAATGATTACGTCAATAACTACTACCTCCTCCCTGTCACAGCGAGATCCATTCAATATACATTACCGGCTTACACTCAGTTAATAGTCTCATAATATGAGAAAATTCTCAGGGTAAATTTCTTGAAATTACAACACATCCATTCAGTTACAGCCTCTGTACCTATAGTTGCAGATTTTATGTTTCTGCAATTGATTTGCTTGGCATCTTTGAAAGAATTGATGAAATATCTGCTGTTACATTTTATGCAGCAAATGTACAATTTGGGAGGAAGAAGGGTGCTAGTAACATCAACAGGGCCATTGGGTTGTGCTCCTGGAGTGAAGGCCACCAGATCTCGCAATGGCGAATGCGCTGCACAACTTCAGCAGGCTGCTTCGCTTTTTAACTCACAGCTGAGATCTGTTGTAGATCGACTCAACAATGAGGCTTCTGCTCAGGTTTTCACCTTCGCCGACAAATACTCAATGAACATGGGCTTGTTCAACAATCCTGCAGCATACGGTAATGCCAACTTTATTGATCTTTTACTTACAGTAGGTTCCATACAGCTTTTCTGTTTTTCTTTCACAAACACTACTCAAATTTCTGACAAACAGTAGTTTTGTAATTTATGGATGATGGGCATCATCTATGAATGCTGGGTAGGTATGCCCATCTATGTCATAAAGCATCTGAATGGACGATACcaaatttttttaattctaaattatttaagtAAACCTTAAATCATTCGCTAAACAACTATATGAAAGCATATCGTTTAATATATTAAGAGCATTCTAAATCTCATTGTGTTTATAATTGTAGGATTTGTGGATACAACTAATGCATGTTGCGGACAAGGAAGATACAATGGAGCCGGCCTCTGCACTGCGGCTTCAAATCTGTGTAGTAACAGAGATACATATTTGTTCTGGGACGATTACCACCCCTCTGAGAAGGCCAATAGAATCATCGTCGACGAGTTTTTTGAGGGCTCTTCTT from Cryptomeria japonica chromosome 3, Sugi_1.0, whole genome shotgun sequence harbors:
- the LOC131874119 gene encoding uncharacterized protein LOC131874119; the protein is MDQPILNFESEEERRQYKRAQRREYQREYQREYRRRQRERLTDDQREEERRRQSEAQRQRNARCRVEVTIQELEFLNREEANIITNSHQRASQQVSHIERDQRQQVDSHSSGQYNQPSNQNIELHLQNESSRSIERVAETPRPRSQFENNLGAKGDAQNRQNTNGMIRADFQRFRMQF
- the LOC131874118 gene encoding glutamate decarboxylase 1-like, coding for MDNCRSNAKTLTENLERTGKFKILSKDMGVRVVAFSLKDNSEHNEYEISDHLRKYGWIVLAYTMAPDAQHVTLPRVVVREDFKRTLADVDRVSKELEELPPKIIHAIQGLAICEEGELKKLVPTFCFAVLLLVKEEEEATTVGRFGTVKLAKRF
- the LOC131874120 gene encoding uncharacterized protein LOC131874120, yielding MSFIGQNMLENIDSRLQQAYPQSAHLSFAGISMILVGDLGQLPLVNDRPAYASNRRAKLLWEEFKIVVTLDKIFRQDGENIQQQRFHQLLTNLRDANPQIDDWKLLMMRTPTNIDVARSVNIAEDFSTGDLDLELLISKNSRVMLTSNLWIQVGLVNGALGYVRKIVYKPGSAPPDPPTYVMVEFDNYSGLPFEDHHPNTIPITTNQKGRTLQLPLRLAWALTIHKSQGLTLPKVTIDIGPRERTGLTFVALSRVKSLEGLRIMPPFTYDRYEKMKKGRQLAKRKAEENRLKLLEDN